A region from the Drosophila bipectinata strain 14024-0381.07 chromosome 3R, DbipHiC1v2, whole genome shotgun sequence genome encodes:
- the LOC108121604 gene encoding uncharacterized protein: MGKRGKKQQAKEVVAEEDAPQALPVQRSPQEDTSAEVFLWLLAYSVLMFTLPFLGFYGVRSWLLESFPDLDRFTVNCWSVLTAVVIVNLVVAMYVLKAFREKAPPPLEPVEEAEDELESSEPKKYQ, from the coding sequence ATGGGCAAGCGCGGAAAGAAGCAACAGGCTAAGGAGGTTGTGGCAGAGGAGGATGCTCCTCAAGCTCTTCCAGTTCAGCGTAGTCCCCAAGAGGACACCAGCGCTGAGGTGTTCTTGTGGCTGCTTGCCTACAGTGTTCTTATGTTCACGCTGCCCTTCTTGGGCTTCTATGGCGTGCGAAGCTGGCTGCTGGAATCTTTTCCAGACCTGGACAGGTTTACGGTCAATTGCTGGTCAGTTCTGACGGCTGTTGTTATTGTAAACTTGGTGGTAGCAATGTATGTGCTTAAGGCTTTTCGCGAAAAGGCCCCACCACCATTGGAGCCAGTGGAAGAAGCCGAAGACGAGCTGGAATCATCAGAACCCAAAAAGTATCAATAA
- the Nsun5 gene encoding 28S rRNA (cytosine-C(5))-methyltransferase, translated as MSKKPHSVKVPTQYRATAKILKAAVEKQKSIKTLIFEEKHARVRSMHAVLKAYSENRGAVDSAIETTGLLKDNPNLDPSLAKVLVTELIFVRKKLNGESKPVQKVLSYEEKLKEAISGAGFEKKEPNPRYVRINTNLYSLSQALEYLASEDWRRKELPADASYADFLAAVKALEEDEFMTDLQVEGVLVFHHKWSSYWSSHEFVKQKKFILQNKGTCLAAELLAPPSGSTVLDMCAAPGMKTLHLCNFMKNKGRIYAVEQSMERYRVLCNITSEAGCDIVTPILGDALRMNAENCPDVEYILVDPSCSGNGMQSRMNVCDEEKDDQRLFKLAGLQVKILSHAMTAFPNVKRIAYCTCSLYKEENEEVVKRCLQVNPSFKLLSCKKALRNKWHNVGDTEYAKIGKNVLYCLPDSDLTDGIFLALFEKRRDGEAD; from the exons ATGAGTAAAAAACCGCATTCCGTAAAAGTTCCCACCCAATACAGGGCAACTGCCAAGATCCTAAAAGCAGCAGTGGAAAAGCAGAAGTCTATTAAGACCCTAATATTCGAGGAAAAGCATGCG CGTGTTCGCTCCATGCATGCAGTGCTGAAGGCTTATAGCGAAAATCGTGGTGCCGTCGATAGTGCCATTGAAACAACCGGCCTGCTAAAGGATAACCCCAACTTGGACCCGAGCCTTGCAAAGGTTCTTGTTACAGAACTTATTTTCGTACGGAAGAAGTTGAACGGCGAGAGTAAACCCGTACAAAAGGTCCTCAGCTACGAGGAGAAACTGAAAGAGGCGATCAGCGGTGCAGGATTTGAGAAAAAAG AACCCAATCCCCGCTATGTCCGCATCAACACGAACCTGTATAGCCTTTCGCAGGCTTTGGAGTACCTTGCCAGCGAAGACTGGCGACGTAAGGAGTTGCCCGCCGATGCCTCTTATGCGGACTTTCTGGCCGCCGTTAAGGCCCTTGAGGAGGACGAATTTATGACTGACTTGCAGGTGGAGGGTGTACTGGTTTTCCATCACAAGTGGTCTTCCTATTGGTCTTCCCACGAGTTTGTAAAACAAAAGAAGTTTATTCTTCAAAACAAGGGCACTTGCCTGGCCGCTGAACTGCTGGCTCCTCCGTCCGGGTCTACGGTGCTGGACATGTGCGCTGCTCCAGGGATGAAGACTCTGCACTTGTGCAACTTCATGAAAAACAAAGGTCGAATTTACGCAGTGGAGCAGTCCATGGAACGCTACCGGGTACTGTGTAATATCACTTCTGAGGCTGGCTGTGACATAGTAACTCCCATCCTGGGGGATGCTTTGAGGATGA ATGCCGAGAACTGCCCTGATGTGGAGTACATCCTGGTTGATCCCAGTTGTTCCGGCAACGGAATGCAAAGCCGAATGAATGTGTGCGACGAGGAAAAGGACGACCAGCGCCTTTTCAAGTTGGCTGGTCTGCAGGTTAAGATCCTTTCCCACGCCATGACCGCTTTTCCAAATGTGAAACGCATCGCCTATTGCACCTGCTCACTGTATAAGGAGGAGAACGAGGAGGTGGTGAAGCGTTGCCTGCAGGTGAATCCCTCCTTCAAGCTGCTGAGTTGCAAGAAGGCGCTTCGCAACAAGTGGCACAATGTGGGGGACACCGAATACgccaaaattggcaaaaaCGTTCTGTACTGCTTACCGGATAGCGACTTGAC